A stretch of DNA from Novipirellula galeiformis:
CTCGTGCTGGCGGATTGTGATGTGCTGACCGAATCGACCGTCAAAGCCATCCAAGCTTTTCAAGCGAACGGTGGATTGGTGATTGGCGATAACGCAACGTGTCCCGCGATCCAATGCGACAAGACCATCACTCGCTTTAATCGCACGAAAAAGGCCGACGCCGATCGTGCGAACCTTCAAGCCGCAGCCAAAGACTTACGTGACTGGTTGGATTCCCGGTATTCACGCATGCTCGACTCGGCAACCCCCGATGTCGTCACGCGACGGCGGCAATTTGGAACTACCGACTACGTCTTCGCCGTCAACGACCGTCGCGAATTCGGAAGCTACGTGGGTGACTACGGATTGACGATGGAGAACGGATTGCCATCGGAAACCCAGATCCAACTGGAACGACGATCGGGACACGTTTATGACTTGCTCGCCCATCGCGAAATGTCAATCGAAACCAACGACGATGCGATTGAGTTTCCCTTGTCCCTCGGGCCTTGCGAGGGTCGTGTGTTCATGGTCACCGAGCGGCCGATACGCGACGTCGTCGTGACGGTGCCCGAAACAACGGCCCCCGGCCAAACCGTGACATTCGAGTTCGCGGTGACCGATGGTGATTCCCCGATCGATGCGGTGATTCCAGTCGAGGTTCGAATTGTCGATCCCGAGGGGATGGAAGCGGAGAAGACCGGTTACTACGGCGCCGTTGGTGGGAAGCTCAGCATCCCGTTTGACTTCGCAACGAACGACCGCCCCGGGGTGTGGGAAATTCAAGCCAAGGAGCTCGCCTCAGGTCGTGAAGCCGCCGGCTATCTTCGTTTGACCGCCCGTCAGGAATGAGATTCAACCGCACGGTTGCGGCTTGCTTGCTCGCTGCGGTCACAGACTGCGCTCACAGCGCCGCTACCTTCTGGCGAACGTAGCTACCCGGAATTACTTCACAGCGTAGCCCTTCGGGGCTTTGCTAACGTGGGGACACCGAAAAACCTAGGAGCTTTCATTCCCAAATCCTAAGTGCTATCGCGCCTCGGGTACTCAGAAAATCGCAACGGCAACACTGACGCGTCAGGTTGTCCCATACGCAGATTACGGGACAACGGTCACTTTGCTCAAACCTGGGGCGGCGAGAAAGCGGGTGATCTCACTGCCGTCCTGCATGTTCCAGACATGGACCTCGCCATTGAACGTTCCCGTGACCAACCGCTGCCGAGTGCTGTCCACCGCGAGAGCCGTCACCCAATCGTTGTGCTTGTCATAGCTGCGAACCTGAGTTCGCTTCGCCCAATCGAATTGCCGAGCGGTTCGGTCGGCCGACATGCTAAACAAAGAATCGCCCACGATTTGCAAACCATGAACCGCATCCGCATGTGCCAGTAGTGCTTGACGCGCTCCGTTGGCGACCGCCCAGTAGTGGATTTTCCCATCGCCGCCGGCGCTGAAGACGTGCGTTCCCTCGGGTGAGAACAACGCATCAAACACAACCGATTTATGTCCAGCATAGTTAACGACAAGGGTTCCGGTATTCGCATCGAACACCTTGGTCGTGTGGTCCCCGCTAGCGGACACCAACTGCGTTCCATCGGGACTCCAATTGACGGAGTGGATGCGATCGCCGTGGGCCTCGATCTTCAGACGCTCCTTGCCTGAGTCCAGTTCATAAACGCGCAGGGTAAAGTCGGGCAACGCCGCCGCCAATTCTTGTCCATCCGGCCGGACGGCGATCCCCAAGACTGTGTCACTGGTTTTTACTAGCAGTCGGCGTTCGGAGAAGTCACTCCCGTCCAAAAGTCGCACTTCGCCGTACACACCGGGGATTCCACCACTGGTCGCGAGTTGACGGGGCGTCGCGAAATATTCCAATTCCGCACTGCGTTCGGTGATCTTGGGCATCCGCTGCAGAAGCGTCCCATCCTCTGTGTTCCAGATCGACAATTCGCGATACCCGCTAACCAAAACATTGCCGCTCTCCGGTTCGATGGCGAGCGCCGTGATCGGGACGGCAGCACGATAGGCTTGTGGCGCTGCGGTATATTCCGCACGCGGCAACTGGGACGCCAACGGTAGGGCGGGGTTGGGGACATCCACCTTCGCACCTTGTTCGATCCAAGTTCGAATGGCGTCTAACTCCGTCTTCGGCAATGGGTCACCATCCAAAGGCATCCGCTCGCCGCGATCGTCGCTATTGACGAGCCTCCAAAGCAGGCTTTCCTCAAGGTTGCCTGCGGTCACTTGCCGCTCGCCGTAGTCAGCTTGTTCCATCAAGGAAGCGACCGTGTCCACACGGTAGCTGCTCTCGCTTTTTTTGGCTCCATGGCAACTCTCGCAACGTTGGACCAGAATCGGAGCGACGTCGCGGATGAAGCTGATCGGCCGCTCACCTTCCGCAGCGTGCGCATGGTTCAGACCTAGTCCGATCGTGCTGATTAGCAGCCCGCCTAGGCAACGAAGTCGTGACACCAATGAAGTACTCAAGATGGATTAATGCCGAAAAAGGAATTCTTTGGAATTGATGATGGACCAACAAATATCCTCCCAACCTTGCAAACGATCAGGCTGAGCATCGAGGTAGGCAAAGGCGGTCGCTTTTTCGTTTGCCTCGGGATAGCGAGCGTAGGCGGCCAAGTATAAATCCCTCAGCACGGTCGCGTCGTCCGCCTTGGCGGTGAGGGCAACACGGAAACGGTTGCTCGCACTTTGCAGTTTGGAATGAACCGCGCCGCCATTAAATAACTGCAACGCTTGCCCGAGATTGGAATCATCGGATCGTTCGCAAACACAGGTCGTCTCTCGATCGGGTTGTCCAAACAGCTTAAGAAAATCGTTGGCAAAGTCGGGACTCGGCAACTGTCCGGCACGTGTGCCCGGTGGTAGCCGCGAATAAGAATCCCACACTCCGGTCAACTGTCCGATCGAATCAGCCAACTGTTCGGCACTCAACTGGTTCACCTTGGCGTGCGAAAAGTAGTGGTTATCGTCGGCATTAAATGCGTTGCTCTGAGAACTGTGTTGGTAGACACGGCTATTGAGAATGCGACGCAAGATTTCCTTTTGGTCGTAGCCCGTTTTAATAAAATCCGCAGCCAAGGCGTCAAGTAATTCGCCATTCGCGGGTGGGTTCGAATCGCGAAAATCATCCACGGGCTCCACGATGCCCCGCCCCATCACGTGTGCCCAGATGCGATTGACACTGACCTTGGCGAAGAAAGGATTGTCATCGCTGGTCAGCCACTGCGACAAAACGGGGCGCAAATCGAATTCGTTTTCGTTTTCAACAACGCCTTTCAGCGGCAGCCAAGGCTTCATCACTTCTTTTGTACGTGGTTGCACGACGTCGCCGCGACGCGCGACCCATACCACCGTCTCGCCGTTGCGGCTGCCGGGCTTGCTTTTGACGCGTTGAAAGAACGCGGACAATCCGTAGTAGTTATCTTGCGTCCAACGTTCGTAAGGATGGTTATGGCATTTGGCACACTCCATCCGCACTCCCAAAAACAACTGTGCCGTCGCTTCGGTAGCCGACTCGGCGTCCGCATGGGCGCGATAATAGTTGGCGGCGGGATGATGGAACGTACTGCCCTGGGCGGTCAACAGCTGGCGAACGAATTCGTCCATGGGCATGTTGTGCTGAAAAACGTCCACCAACCAGTCGTTGAATTTGAACACCCCTTCGGCGCTCAGCGTCTTTGTTCGCACCCGCAACAAATCGGCCCATTTTTGAGCCCAAAAACTGGCATACTGAGGGGAATCCAGTAATTCGTCGATCAAGCGTTGGCGACGCTGTGGGTCTGCGTCCTCTAAAAACGCTTGGGCCTGATCAAGGGTCGGTGGGACTCCCGTGACGTCCAAATGAACGCGGCGAACAAACTCGTTGTCCGTACAAACCTCCGCCGCTTGTATCTGCATCTGTTGCAGTTTTTTATAGACCAAACTGTCGATGTAATTGGTTTCCGCTGGACTATTCCAGACAAACTCGGGAACGGGCCGCACCATGGTCAACAAGCATGTTTCCAAATGTTCTTCGAACCGGGCCATGATCGCCACATCACCGCGTTTGAGCCCCACGACCAACCCATCGGGTTTGACAATTGCGATGGCGGGATCCGAACTCGTCAATTTGGTCAAATCGGTCACGTCACGCGTTGATCCATCGGAAAAATGAGCCAAGACGAGCAATTGCTGGGTGTGGGCAGGCCAGTTCAGCAAACGCTGTTCGCCGGGCAACACCTCCACTTTGATACACTCGGGGGCATCCGCTGGATCAACAGGGCTGCCCTGGGCAATCCATTCCTTCAGCACCGCGTAGCCGGGGACGTCGCGGTGCAACCGCCGGCCACCGCCGTGGGCGACCTCCATCGTCGGTTTGCGCAACAACAAACTTTGTTCCGGATCATTTGCGTTGGTGCGGCGGCCCAAGGCCTCGCGAATCAATGTCAACTTATCG
This window harbors:
- a CDS encoding c-type cytochrome domain-containing protein, which produces MSRLRCLGGLLISTIGLGLNHAHAAEGERPISFIRDVAPILVQRCESCHGAKKSESSYRVDTVASLMEQADYGERQVTAGNLEESLLWRLVNSDDRGERMPLDGDPLPKTELDAIRTWIEQGAKVDVPNPALPLASQLPRAEYTAAPQAYRAAVPITALAIEPESGNVLVSGYRELSIWNTEDGTLLQRMPKITERSAELEYFATPRQLATSGGIPGVYGEVRLLDGSDFSERRLLVKTSDTVLGIAVRPDGQELAAALPDFTLRVYELDSGKERLKIEAHGDRIHSVNWSPDGTQLVSASGDHTTKVFDANTGTLVVNYAGHKSVVFDALFSPEGTHVFSAGGDGKIHYWAVANGARQALLAHADAVHGLQIVGDSLFSMSADRTARQFDWAKRTQVRSYDKHNDWVTALAVDSTRQRLVTGTFNGEVHVWNMQDGSEITRFLAAPGLSKVTVVP
- a CDS encoding DUF1549 domain-containing protein → MHCENQHWQRAGLWLITAWILANGAGQLGASESSIDHPPLEAISTAGVVEIAVYPQRIDLHSSRSVVRVIVSGIDAQGGHRDLSRVAKLTPRNPDVAVAGVTPSGAGLVRPVAEGDTEFDVTVGDFHAVVPVHVAPMEAEQRVSFMFETLPALTKHGCNSGSCHGTPSGKGGFRLSLEAYDPDADKLTLIREALGRRTNANDPEQSLLLRKPTMEVAHGGGRRLHRDVPGYAVLKEWIAQGSPVDPADAPECIKVEVLPGEQRLLNWPAHTQQLLVLAHFSDGSTRDVTDLTKLTSSDPAIAIVKPDGLVVGLKRGDVAIMARFEEHLETCLLTMVRPVPEFVWNSPAETNYIDSLVYKKLQQMQIQAAEVCTDNEFVRRVHLDVTGVPPTLDQAQAFLEDADPQRRQRLIDELLDSPQYASFWAQKWADLLRVRTKTLSAEGVFKFNDWLVDVFQHNMPMDEFVRQLLTAQGSTFHHPAANYYRAHADAESATEATAQLFLGVRMECAKCHNHPYERWTQDNYYGLSAFFQRVKSKPGSRNGETVVWVARRGDVVQPRTKEVMKPWLPLKGVVENENEFDLRPVLSQWLTSDDNPFFAKVSVNRIWAHVMGRGIVEPVDDFRDSNPPANGELLDALAADFIKTGYDQKEILRRILNSRVYQHSSQSNAFNADDNHYFSHAKVNQLSAEQLADSIGQLTGVWDSYSRLPPGTRAGQLPSPDFANDFLKLFGQPDRETTCVCERSDDSNLGQALQLFNGGAVHSKLQSASNRFRVALTAKADDATVLRDLYLAAYARYPEANEKATAFAYLDAQPDRLQGWEDICWSIINSKEFLFRH